A single genomic interval of Candidatus Zixiibacteriota bacterium harbors:
- a CDS encoding UbiD family decarboxylase: protein MAADFRSYLDALKKNDELAVVERPVDLRDVAALVAQSEKALRFERVSGYSMPVVSGLLASRRRLALGMGVPYEKIESRIRAAMERPVKPRKARRAPVKEVVWTRDRVDLYRLPVPVFSVMDGGPMITAGVVIAEDPEYGMNAGVYRLMIKERNVTGIDIVTPNNLRRFAERALERKKPLPISVSIGTHPAELIAATFKASLGVNELTFAGALRGEPVPLADGETVPVPCIADAEIVLEGEILPEGWVHPEGPFCEFNRLMGGVHLNPRVRVKAILQRKEPIYYALHMPWENIWMSAPIYEAAAWRALREAGVQASAINVTPGGCCHWHVVAAIRKQPGDGKNAVLALLSIADIKHVTVVDDDIDVFDPTEVEWAIATRVQADRDVLIVSNARSKPLDPSLPPVAGRIPTTAKMGIDATIPEDVPRSRFNRIVYLKQDSVKLADYLGPAAGPPAPALEKAKPEALAEKILEALAKSRRYFPELLTLFSRQEFSSVAAALGLLHRQGKVSLDSEGRWGLRPAAEERPG from the coding sequence ATGGCCGCCGACTTCAGGAGCTACCTCGACGCCCTGAAGAAAAACGACGAACTGGCCGTCGTCGAGAGGCCGGTCGACCTGCGCGACGTCGCCGCGCTCGTCGCCCAGTCGGAAAAGGCGCTGCGGTTCGAGAGGGTCAGCGGCTACTCGATGCCCGTCGTCTCGGGCCTCCTCGCTTCCCGGCGCCGGCTGGCGCTCGGAATGGGCGTTCCCTACGAGAAGATCGAGAGCCGGATCCGGGCCGCGATGGAGCGCCCCGTCAAGCCGAGAAAGGCGCGGCGCGCTCCGGTGAAAGAGGTCGTCTGGACGCGCGACCGCGTCGATCTCTACCGCCTCCCGGTCCCGGTTTTCTCCGTGATGGACGGCGGGCCGATGATCACCGCCGGTGTCGTGATCGCCGAAGACCCCGAGTACGGGATGAACGCGGGCGTCTACCGCCTGATGATCAAGGAGCGCAACGTCACCGGCATCGACATCGTCACGCCCAACAACCTGCGCCGTTTTGCCGAGCGGGCGCTGGAGCGGAAAAAGCCTCTGCCGATCTCGGTCTCGATCGGCACCCATCCGGCGGAGCTGATCGCCGCCACCTTCAAGGCGAGCCTGGGGGTGAACGAGCTCACCTTCGCCGGCGCGCTTCGCGGGGAGCCGGTTCCTCTCGCCGACGGCGAGACGGTTCCCGTGCCGTGCATCGCGGACGCCGAGATCGTGCTCGAAGGGGAGATCCTGCCGGAGGGGTGGGTTCACCCCGAGGGGCCGTTCTGCGAATTCAACCGGCTGATGGGCGGCGTGCACCTCAATCCCCGCGTGCGCGTGAAGGCGATCCTGCAACGCAAGGAGCCAATCTACTACGCGCTGCACATGCCTTGGGAGAACATCTGGATGAGCGCGCCGATCTACGAGGCGGCGGCGTGGCGCGCGCTGCGCGAGGCCGGCGTGCAGGCAAGCGCCATCAACGTCACCCCCGGCGGATGCTGCCACTGGCACGTGGTCGCGGCGATCCGCAAGCAGCCCGGGGACGGCAAGAACGCGGTCCTGGCGCTGCTTTCGATCGCGGACATCAAGCACGTCACCGTCGTGGACGACGACATCGACGTCTTCGACCCCACGGAGGTGGAGTGGGCGATCGCCACCCGCGTTCAGGCCGATCGGGACGTGCTGATCGTGTCCAACGCGCGCTCCAAGCCGCTCGACCCCTCGCTCCCGCCGGTCGCCGGGCGCATCCCGACGACCGCAAAGATGGGCATCGACGCCACGATTCCCGAAGACGTGCCGCGAAGTCGTTTCAACCGCATCGTCTACCTCAAGCAGGACAGCGTGAAGCTCGCCGATTACCTGGGACCTGCCGCCGGGCCGCCCGCGCCCGCCCTCGAAAAGGCGAAGCCGGAGGCGCTCGCCGAGAAGATTCTCGAAGCCCTGGCGAAGAGCCGGCGCTATTTTCCGGAGCTGCTCACGCTCTTTTCCCGGCAGGAATTTTCTTCGGTGGCGGCGGCGCTCGGTCTGCTCCACCGCCAGGGCAAGGTGAGCCTCGACAGCGAAGGCAGGTGGGGGCTTCGCCCGGCGGCGGAGGAGCGGCCCGGCTGA
- a CDS encoding ABC transporter permease, which produces MQESRVLEPPGPAHWMGTDGLGRDLFTRVLYGARVSVAVGVGAALVALLLGTAYGTIAGFAGGRTEEWMMRMADVIYGLPDLLLFILLSLVLGRNVAGLLLALGLVSWVRFARVAHGQVLQAKELAFIEGARAIGAPAARILWRHLLPNVAGPLIVTLTFSVPAAILAESTLSFIGLGINDPYSAWGTSWGGLAQDGWRAMRSYPHVIFFPAAAIFLTILSFNALGNALGDWLDPGKTDARIPLSGSRLEIRRAEANPGTRSPDGRPEGSR; this is translated from the coding sequence TTGCAGGAGAGTCGGGTTCTGGAGCCCCCCGGTCCGGCCCACTGGATGGGCACCGACGGGCTCGGGCGGGATCTGTTTACCCGGGTGCTCTACGGCGCCCGCGTATCGGTTGCGGTCGGCGTGGGCGCCGCGCTCGTGGCCCTGCTGCTGGGGACGGCGTACGGGACGATCGCAGGTTTTGCGGGCGGCAGGACGGAGGAGTGGATGATGCGGATGGCCGACGTGATTTACGGCCTCCCCGACCTTCTTCTTTTCATCCTGCTGTCTCTGGTGCTGGGGCGAAACGTCGCGGGCCTGCTCCTCGCCCTGGGTCTGGTCTCCTGGGTGCGGTTCGCGCGCGTGGCGCACGGCCAGGTGCTCCAGGCGAAGGAGCTGGCCTTCATCGAGGGGGCGCGCGCCATCGGAGCGCCGGCCGCGCGGATTCTCTGGCGCCATCTGCTTCCCAACGTCGCCGGCCCGCTGATCGTCACGCTGACCTTCAGCGTTCCCGCCGCCATCCTGGCCGAGTCGACGCTGAGCTTTATCGGCCTGGGGATCAACGATCCTTACAGCGCATGGGGAACGAGCTGGGGAGGGCTGGCCCAGGATGGGTGGCGGGCCATGCGGAGCTATCCTCACGTGATCTTCTTTCCCGCCGCGGCGATCTTCCTCACCATCCTCTCCTTCAACGCGCTGGGAAACGCGCTCGGAGACTGGCTCGATCCCGGGAAAACGGATGCGAGGATTCCGCTTTCCGGGTCGAGACTCGAGATCCGGAGAGCCGAAGCGAATCCCGGCACCCGTTCACCGGATGGTCGGCCCGAAGGTTCCAGGTAA
- a CDS encoding ABC transporter permease, producing MARFLLRRLLHLVLVLWFVTTLTFALLRLVPGGPFDRDRRLPPEVLANILAKYHLDEPVWRQYVRYLGSVIGGDLGPSYKYVDRGVNDVIAETLPVSAELGVLALAFVLTVSLPAGLAAARWRGSWIDRCVTLASATAIALPHFLLGALLIWIFALRLGWFQAGIWNEPGSAILPVATLGAAPAAYLAALLRSSLIETFRQDFIRTARAKGIGEAAIALKHALRNSLIPFLSVLGPLTATLLTGSFVVEYVFAIPGMGRFFITAVTDRDYPLIGGVTLVYTALLAAANLIVELCYGWLDPRIRTR from the coding sequence ATGGCGAGGTTCCTCCTCAGGCGGCTGCTGCACCTTGTTCTGGTTCTCTGGTTCGTCACGACCCTGACCTTCGCGCTGTTGCGCCTGGTTCCGGGCGGCCCTTTCGACCGCGACCGCAGGCTTCCCCCGGAGGTGCTGGCGAACATCCTCGCGAAGTACCATCTCGATGAGCCGGTATGGCGCCAGTATGTGCGCTATCTGGGAAGCGTTATCGGCGGCGATCTCGGCCCGTCCTACAAGTATGTCGACCGGGGCGTCAACGACGTCATCGCCGAGACGCTGCCGGTTTCGGCCGAGCTCGGCGTGCTCGCGCTGGCTTTCGTGCTCACGGTCTCGCTGCCCGCCGGCCTGGCCGCCGCGCGCTGGCGCGGCTCCTGGATCGATCGCTGCGTGACGCTCGCCAGCGCAACGGCGATCGCCCTCCCCCATTTTCTCCTGGGCGCGCTGCTCATCTGGATTTTCGCGCTGCGGCTGGGGTGGTTTCAGGCCGGGATATGGAACGAGCCGGGGAGCGCGATCTTGCCGGTCGCGACGCTGGGCGCGGCACCGGCGGCCTACCTCGCGGCGCTGCTGCGCTCCAGCCTGATCGAGACGTTCAGGCAGGATTTCATCCGCACGGCCCGGGCCAAGGGGATCGGCGAGGCGGCAATCGCCCTGAAGCACGCCCTCCGGAACTCCCTGATACCGTTTCTGAGCGTTCTCGGACCGCTGACCGCGACGTTGTTGACGGGCTCGTTCGTCGTCGAATACGTCTTTGCGATTCCGGGCATGGGGAGGTTCTTCATTACCGCGGTCACCGACAGGGACTATCCATTGATCGGGGGCGTCACCCTGGTCTACACCGCCCTCCTCGCCGCCGCCAACCTCATCGTGGAGCTGTGTTATGGATGGCTCGATCCGCGGATCAGGACGCGCTGA
- the accC gene encoding acetyl-CoA carboxylase biotin carboxylase subunit — protein MSVTRVLVANRGEIAVRVIKACRSLGIETVAAVSEADRDSLPARLADRAVCIGPARSFESYLQAGALVAAAAGTGCDALHPGYGFLAERAELAELCAEHHITFIGPTAENIRRMGDKLEARRIAAAAGVPTVPGSERAKNAVEAEALAAKIGYPILLKAAAGGGGRGIKLVRDAAELHGTFATAAAEARAAFGDDTLYLERYIANARHIEVQVLGDAFGHVIHLGERDCSLQRRHQKVIEEAPAYAVSPGVRSRICKAAATLARSIGYRNAGTVEFIFDADTDDFFFLEMNTRIQVEHPVTEMVTGVDLVAQQLMIARGQPLALKQSDVRVRGHAVECRINAESPRHGFRPCPGRITKWEPPQGAGIRLDTHCYGGYVVPPFYDSLLAKLIVHGSDRGDATARARRALASFEVAGIDTGIPFLQAVMDDPDYLAGRVNTRWLEEKLEAYAAAAAA, from the coding sequence ATGAGCGTTACCCGGGTGCTGGTCGCCAATCGGGGCGAGATCGCGGTGCGGGTCATCAAGGCGTGCCGCAGCCTGGGCATCGAGACGGTGGCCGCGGTCTCGGAAGCGGACCGCGACAGCCTTCCGGCCAGGCTGGCCGACCGTGCGGTCTGCATCGGCCCGGCGCGTTCCTTCGAGAGCTATCTGCAAGCGGGCGCGCTGGTGGCGGCGGCCGCGGGCACCGGGTGCGACGCGCTGCATCCGGGATACGGTTTTCTCGCCGAGCGCGCCGAGCTCGCGGAGCTTTGCGCCGAGCACCACATCACGTTCATCGGGCCCACGGCGGAGAACATCCGCAGGATGGGCGACAAGCTCGAGGCGCGCCGGATCGCCGCCGCGGCCGGGGTTCCGACGGTTCCGGGGTCCGAACGGGCGAAGAACGCCGTGGAAGCGGAAGCTCTGGCGGCGAAGATCGGGTACCCGATCCTGCTCAAGGCGGCGGCGGGCGGGGGCGGCCGAGGCATCAAGCTGGTTCGCGACGCGGCGGAGCTCCACGGAACGTTCGCCACCGCAGCGGCGGAGGCGCGCGCGGCCTTCGGCGACGACACGCTGTACCTGGAGCGCTACATCGCCAACGCGCGCCACATCGAGGTGCAGGTCCTCGGCGACGCCTTCGGGCACGTGATTCATCTGGGCGAGCGGGACTGTTCGCTCCAGCGGCGCCACCAGAAGGTGATCGAGGAGGCCCCGGCATACGCCGTGTCGCCCGGGGTCCGGTCCAGGATCTGCAAGGCGGCCGCGACGCTGGCCAGGAGCATCGGCTATCGCAACGCCGGCACGGTGGAGTTCATCTTCGACGCCGACACCGACGATTTCTTCTTTCTCGAGATGAACACCCGGATCCAGGTCGAGCATCCGGTCACCGAGATGGTGACCGGCGTGGACCTGGTCGCGCAGCAGCTCATGATCGCTCGCGGCCAGCCGCTCGCGCTCAAGCAGTCCGACGTCCGCGTGCGGGGCCATGCGGTGGAATGCCGGATCAACGCGGAGTCGCCGCGACACGGCTTTCGTCCCTGTCCGGGACGAATCACGAAGTGGGAGCCGCCCCAGGGAGCCGGCATCCGGCTCGATACCCATTGCTACGGCGGCTACGTGGTCCCCCCCTTCTACGACTCGCTGCTGGCGAAGCTGATCGTCCACGGAAGCGACCGCGGCGACGCCACCGCCCGGGCGCGTCGCGCGCTCGCCTCCTTTGAGGTCGCCGGTATCGACACCGGGATCCCGTTCCTCCAGGCGGTGATGGACGATCCCGATTATCTCGCCGGGAGGGTGAACACCCGCTGGCTGGAGGAAAAGCTCGAAGCGTACGCCGCGGCAGCGGCGGCGTGA
- the accB gene encoding acetyl-CoA carboxylase biotin carboxyl carrier protein: MELSDDDVLHILKLIDESKFDYFQLEMGDLKITVSKGDPIGAPAAQPAANPGPAPAPAAQPPPAPTPAPAAAPKTEARVEVKTVPDGLVPIAAPLLGTFYVAPEPGAPPFVSVGASVTEDTTVGLIEVMKVFNSVRAGVKGIITEVVAQNGQFVEYGQTLFLVRPL, from the coding sequence ATGGAACTCAGCGACGATGACGTCCTGCACATCCTGAAACTGATAGACGAGTCGAAGTTCGACTATTTCCAGCTCGAGATGGGCGATCTCAAGATCACGGTGAGCAAGGGCGACCCGATCGGGGCGCCGGCGGCGCAGCCTGCGGCCAACCCGGGGCCGGCTCCTGCGCCGGCGGCGCAACCGCCTCCCGCTCCGACGCCGGCGCCGGCCGCGGCGCCGAAGACCGAGGCGCGAGTCGAGGTCAAGACGGTTCCGGACGGTCTGGTCCCCATCGCGGCGCCCCTGCTCGGGACCTTTTACGTCGCGCCGGAGCCCGGCGCGCCGCCGTTCGTGAGCGTCGGAGCTTCGGTGACCGAGGACACCACCGTGGGCCTCATCGAGGTGATGAAGGTGTTCAACAGCGTCCGCGCCGGCGTCAAGGGGATCATTACCGAGGTGGTGGCGCAGAACGGGCAGTTCGTCGAGTACGGGCAGACCCTGTTTCTCGTCAGGCCGCTATGA